A window of the Candida orthopsilosis Co 90-125, chromosome 1 draft sequence genome harbors these coding sequences:
- a CDS encoding Rrn3 protein (predicted role in recruitment of RNA polymerase to rDNA) — translation MTLNNDTAASTTAMTNDDEFTEKMYSAYVKSAFASLEKDDSLQIDTLTDKINAPIDSSEAITIPHFSILLKGLINHTSKLDDRACNNLIFAILRYKWLVVSGIDQEVYTTFIDLYAHFLTVLVSTLPKFLTEVLNKLVREFELFDSTTKSTRHHQILQKILRYIPTSINMIPQILQANFPHHISSSTGEIINYVDNLMQVLTYCSELQFSIWQLIFECCIKLDVELQNELDDLDDDEIEELINGKDDDAELLEVTEEEEEGEAKEEEADSDDEEMGEVEWVDSATSTRSIKTLASKLDNIMHLLLTKTSNSFTTEELNNGNGVTLFNTINSLFKSHILPTHFTKSIQFILFRITQYQQELADSFLVLLIDVAFNPNEIVEKRLKAMQYISSYIARAKNLSRHQIVFIVSYLMGWLNKYIIEREQETFDIENKQKSGSQQQTGGMERFKLFYSAFQALLYIFCFRHEQLRKDPSQSTSTSTSTTSSSSSEWECDIDKFFQRVIIVKFNPLKFCDETVVYIFAKLATKLNVCYCYSIIEHNKRERMLQTNGSIVLPPSAVGNFKQKQEFLDLEAYFPFDPLVLPMCKKLVGQNYVEWSEVNPDEDDDEDSASGSHMEDDDEDDEDDDDESDDSDDSDDSEDSDDDDDIDSDDD, via the exons ATGACGCTAAACAACGACACAGCTGCATCAACCACCGCGATGACCAATGATGACGAGTTTACGGAAAAGATGTATTCGGCTTATGTTAAATCTGCATTTGCTTCCTTGGAAAAA GATGATTCTTTGCAAATTGATACATTAACTGATAAGATCAATGCTCCAATAGATAGTTCAGAGGCTATAACGATACCCCATTTCAGCATATTATTAAAAGGCCTCATCAACCATACATCAAAACTAGATGACCGTGCATGCAATAACTTAATCTTTGCCATTCTTCGATATAAATGGTTGGTCGTGTCAggaattgatcaagaagtTTACACCACCTTTATAGATTTATATGCACATTTTCTAACTGTATTGGTTAGTACATTGCCTAAATTCCTAACTGAAGTTTTGAACAAACTAGTTCGTGAATTTGAACTATTTGATTCAACTACTAAGTCCActcgtcatcatcagattttgcaaaaaatatTGAGGTACATTCCTACAAGTATAAATATGATTCCACAAATTTTACAAGCCAATTTTCCACATCATATTTCATCATCCACGGGGGAAATTATAAACtatgttgataatttaatGCAAGTTTTGACATACTGTTCCGAATTACAATTTAGTATAtggcaattgatttttgagTGTTGTATTAAGcttgatgttgaattgcagaatgaattggatgatttggatgatgatgagattgaagagttgattAATGGGAAAGACGATGATGCAGAACTACTAGAAGTTACcgaagaagaggaggaaggAGAAGCAAAAGAGGAGGAGGCAGATTCTGATGACGAAGAGATGGGGGAAGTTGAATGGGTTGATTCAGcaacttcaacaagaaGCATCAAGACACTAGCATCAAAATTGGACAACATCATGCATTTATTACTCACTAAGActtccaattcattcaCTACTGAAGAATTAAACAACGGAAATGGAGTAACATTATTCAACACCATAAATTCCCTTTTCAAAAGTCACATCTTACCTACCCATTTCACAAAACtgattcaattcattttgtttCGTATTACTCAATACCAACAAGAATTGGCTGATTCGTTTTTGGTGCTACTTATTGATGTTGCTTTCAAtccaaatgaaattgttgaaaagagatTAAAAGCAATGCAATATATTTCTTCATATATTGCCAGAGCCAAGAATTTATCGCgtcatcaaattgttttcattgtGAGTTATCTTATGGGTTGGTTAAACAAGTATATTATTGAACGAGAACAAGaaacttttgatattgagaataaacaaaaatcaggttcacaacaacaaactgGAGGTATGGAAAgattcaaacttttctaTTCTGCATTTCAAGCTttattatatatattctGCTTCAGACATGAACAATTACGCAAGGACCCCTCACAATCAACATCCACATCCACATCGACAacctcttcatcttcttcagaATGGGAGTGTGATATCGACAAGTTCTTTCAACGTGTAAtcattgtcaaatttaacccattgaaattttgtgaCGAGACTGTTGTTTACATTTTCGCCAAATTAGCAACTAAATTAAATGTATGCTATTGTTATTCCATAATTgaacacaacaaaagagaaagaatgTTGCAAACTAATGGTTCGATAGTTTTGCCTCCTTCAGCAGTGGGAAAttttaaacaaaaacaagaGTTTTTGGACTTGGAAGCCTATTTCCCATTTGATCCTTTGGTTTTACCCATGTGTAAAAAATTAGTGGGACAAAATTATGTTGAATGGTCGGAAGTAAATcctgatgaagatgatgatgaagatagTGCTTCTGGAAGTCACATGgaagatgacgatgaagacgatgaagatgatgatgatgagagtGATGATAGTGATGATAGTGATGATAGCGAAGACAGcgacgatgatgacgacattgatagtgatgatgactAA